Sequence from the Flavobacterium sp. J372 genome:
TAGTACAATTGTACAGTATAAATTATACCGTTCTCTCACAGGAACGGTTTTTTTATGTTTTACCCCTTTTTACTACCATATTGTCATGTATTTTTAACAAATATTTAAAATAAATCATTCAAATTATCAAAAGGAAAAATTATTCTGAATCACTTGTTATTTAGAATAATTAAAAATTAAGTTAAGGACACGCTACATCGCATCATAGCTCAATTTTGCCATGTATATTTGTGAATTATTATAAAAAATTAAACTATCATGCAGACAAACCAGGTAGATTATTTCCCTATTTTCATGCAGCTTATATTGGCTGTAGGGTTTGTAGCAGGCACCATTGCAGTATCAAACATGCTTGGGCCTAAACGCAGCTCTCTTAATAAAGACAAGAACTTTGAGTGCGGTATAGAATCTGTTGGTAATGCCCGGATTCCGTTCTCAGTGAAGTATTTTCTTGTAGCCATCCTTTTTGTGCTTTTTGATGTTGAAGTAATATTTATGTACCCATGGGCGGTTAATTTCCGTGATATGGGGTTTGAAGGACTGCTGAAGATGGGCATTTTTATGTTGCTGCTTGTAGTAGGCTTTTTCTATGTAATGAAGAAAAAAGGCCTTGAGTGGGAATAAAGCATTGTTGGGTATGCTTTTTGCATTATATACCTGATAATCAAACTAAATTACAAAATGAGCGATAAATCTGATATTAAAATGGCTGATACCCCCGAAGGTTTTGAGGGTAATGGCTTTTTTGCAACAAAACTTGATACCGTAGTGGGTTTGGCGCGTGCCAACTCGCTATGGCCTTTGCCGTTTGCAACATCATGCTGCGGTATTGAATTTATGGCTACCATGGCATCGCATTATGATGTGGCGCGTTTCGGTTCAGAGCGTATGAGTTTCTCACCCCGCCAGGCTGATATGCTTTTGGTTATGGGCACGATTGCCAAGAAAATGGCGCCTATCCTCCGCCAGGTGTATGAGCAGATGAGTGAGCCGCGTTGGGTTATCGCCGTTGGAGCGTGTGCATCATCAGGCGGTATATTTGATACCTATTCTGTACTTCAGGGTATTGATAAGGTAATTCCGGTAGACGTTTACGTACCGGGGTGCCCGCCAAGGCCCGAGCAGATACTTGACGGCATCATGAGGCTTCAGGAAATGGTAAAAACAGAATCTGTAAGGAGAAGGAGCTCACCTGAATACCAGGAACTTCTTGCTTCATATAATATTTCTTAAATCAAGACATGGCTTTAGACACGGCTATAATCCAGGAAAAACTTTCAGACAAATTTGGTGATAAAGTAACCGGCTTCATTCAGCAAAAAGATATTTTTTCTTTTGAAGTTGATGCTGAAATCTCCAATGATGCAATGCGCTTCCTAAAAGAGGACCCGGTACTGCGCTTCAACTTTCTTACTGATGTTTGCGGAATACATTACCCAGACAATGAAAAAGAAAGGCAGTTTGCAGTAGTATACCACATGCATAACTGGTTTGATAATATCCGCATCAAATTCAAGTGTTTCCTAAACGGGGATAATCCTGAGATTGAATCGGCTACCAACCTTTTCCTTGGGGCTAACTGGCAGGAGCGTGAAACATATGATTTTTACGGAATAGTGTTTAAAAACCATCCGCAGCTGAAGAGGATACTGAATATGGATGAGATGACGGTGTTCCCGATGCGTAAGGAATACCCCCTTGAAGACGGCGGGCGTACGGATAAAGACGACAGGTTCTTTGGCCGCGTAACCGATAATGCAACTAATTAAACGTAATAATAAAGATATATAATGTCAGACCTGTTATTACCACCGGAGCACCGCTACGCCAAAATGATTGAGGCGAAGAAGAATGATGACGGCAGCGAGCTCTCTATACTGAACCTTGGCCCTACCCACCCTGCCACACATGGTATCTTCCAGAACATCCTCCTTATGGATGGCGAGAGAATACTTGACGGCGAAGGCACCGTAGGCTACATACACCGCGCTTTTGAGAAAATTGCCGAAAACAGGCCGTTTTACCAGATAACACCGCTTACCGACAGGATGAACTACTGTTCATCTCCTATCAATAACATGGGCTGGTGGATGACCCTTGAAAAAGCCCTTGATATTGAGGTGCCGAAAAGGGTGCAGTACATGCGTGTGATTATTATGGAACTAGCACGTATAGCCGACCATATCATCTGCAACTCAGTACTGGGTGTTGATACAGGAGCGCTTACGGGCTTCCTTTACGTTTTCCAGTACAGGGAAAAAATATACGAGATATACGAAGAAATATGCGGCGCGCGTTTAACAACGAACATGGGCCGTATTGGCGGTTTCGAAAGGGACTGGAGCCCTGCTGCATTCAAAAAGATACACGACTTTCTTGAGGAGTTCCCATCAATCTGGACGGAGTTTGAAAGCCTGCTTACCCGTAACAGGATTTTTATGGACCGTACCATTGATGTAGGCCCTATCTCTGCTGAGAAAGCTATGAGCTATGGCTTTACAGGCCCTAATCTTCGTGCTGCCGGTATAGATTATGACGTACGCGTGATGTCGCCGTACAGCTCATACGAAGATTTTGAATTTGACGTGCCGGTAGGTAAGTCAGGCGATACATATGACCGTTTTTGCGTGCGTAATGCAGAAGTTTGGGAAAGTTTGAAGATAATCCGCCAGGCAATTGACAAAATGCCTGAAGGGCCTTTCCACGCGAATGTACCGGACTATTATCTTCCTCCGAAAGAAGAGGTTTATAACAATATGGAAGCGCTTATCTATCACTTTAAGATAGTGATGGGTGAAGTGCCTGTACCAAAAACTGAAGTATACCATGCTGTAGAAGGCGGTAACGGCGAGCTTGGCTTTTACCTGATTACCGACGGTAGCCGCACGCCATACAGGCTGCACTTCCGCAGGCCGTGCTTCATTTACTACCAGGCGTTTAATGATATGGTTCGCGGCCAGATGCTTAGTGACGCTATTGCAACATTATCAAGCCTCAACGTGATTGCAGGCGAATTGGACGCGTAAGAG
This genomic interval carries:
- a CDS encoding NADH-quinone oxidoreductase subunit A, which translates into the protein MQTNQVDYFPIFMQLILAVGFVAGTIAVSNMLGPKRSSLNKDKNFECGIESVGNARIPFSVKYFLVAILFVLFDVEVIFMYPWAVNFRDMGFEGLLKMGIFMLLLVVGFFYVMKKKGLEWE
- a CDS encoding NADH-quinone oxidoreductase subunit B; the encoded protein is MSDKSDIKMADTPEGFEGNGFFATKLDTVVGLARANSLWPLPFATSCCGIEFMATMASHYDVARFGSERMSFSPRQADMLLVMGTIAKKMAPILRQVYEQMSEPRWVIAVGACASSGGIFDTYSVLQGIDKVIPVDVYVPGCPPRPEQILDGIMRLQEMVKTESVRRRSSPEYQELLASYNIS
- a CDS encoding NADH-quinone oxidoreductase subunit C → MALDTAIIQEKLSDKFGDKVTGFIQQKDIFSFEVDAEISNDAMRFLKEDPVLRFNFLTDVCGIHYPDNEKERQFAVVYHMHNWFDNIRIKFKCFLNGDNPEIESATNLFLGANWQERETYDFYGIVFKNHPQLKRILNMDEMTVFPMRKEYPLEDGGRTDKDDRFFGRVTDNATN
- a CDS encoding NADH-quinone oxidoreductase subunit D, translated to MSDLLLPPEHRYAKMIEAKKNDDGSELSILNLGPTHPATHGIFQNILLMDGERILDGEGTVGYIHRAFEKIAENRPFYQITPLTDRMNYCSSPINNMGWWMTLEKALDIEVPKRVQYMRVIIMELARIADHIICNSVLGVDTGALTGFLYVFQYREKIYEIYEEICGARLTTNMGRIGGFERDWSPAAFKKIHDFLEEFPSIWTEFESLLTRNRIFMDRTIDVGPISAEKAMSYGFTGPNLRAAGIDYDVRVMSPYSSYEDFEFDVPVGKSGDTYDRFCVRNAEVWESLKIIRQAIDKMPEGPFHANVPDYYLPPKEEVYNNMEALIYHFKIVMGEVPVPKTEVYHAVEGGNGELGFYLITDGSRTPYRLHFRRPCFIYYQAFNDMVRGQMLSDAIATLSSLNVIAGELDA